The following proteins are encoded in a genomic region of Leifsonia psychrotolerans:
- a CDS encoding TetR/AcrR family transcriptional regulator, translating to MKHSAESGLAPGTGTGTGIVGGGNGRAGRSPYDLPAVLEIAVAAFNDYGYDATSMGLLAERLGTSKSAVYYHVSGKEDLLRLALERALGELEGILALPGAREGAADERLTFVLRGAVRVLTAELPYVTLLLRLRGNTELERHALARRRAFDNAISTLVEQARTDGTLRADVDARTTTRLLFGMINSIVEWYKPGGPLTADQLADDVITVAFNGLRVHDRH from the coding sequence ATGAAACACTCAGCAGAATCAGGACTGGCCCCCGGAACAGGGACCGGCACGGGCATTGTCGGCGGCGGCAACGGACGCGCCGGCCGCTCCCCCTACGACCTACCCGCCGTGCTCGAAATTGCGGTCGCCGCCTTCAACGACTACGGCTACGACGCCACATCGATGGGGCTCCTGGCCGAGCGACTCGGCACCAGCAAGTCGGCTGTCTACTATCACGTCAGCGGCAAGGAAGACCTGCTGCGGTTGGCACTCGAGCGTGCGCTGGGCGAGTTGGAAGGCATCCTGGCCCTGCCCGGTGCCCGGGAGGGCGCCGCCGACGAGCGTCTCACGTTCGTGCTGCGCGGTGCGGTGCGCGTCTTGACCGCCGAACTGCCCTACGTGACGCTGCTGCTGCGCTTGCGCGGTAACACCGAACTGGAACGGCATGCCCTCGCCCGCCGCCGCGCGTTCGACAACGCGATCTCGACACTCGTCGAGCAGGCCCGCACCGACGGCACGCTGCGAGCGGATGTCGATGCGCGCACGACCACGCGCCTGCTCTTCGGCATGATCAACTCGATCGTGGAGTGGTACAAGCCGGGAGGCCCACTCACCGCCGACCAACTCGCCGACGACGTCATCACGGTCGCCTTCAACGGCCTGCGGGTGCACGACCGGCACTGA
- the paaD gene encoding 1,2-phenylacetyl-CoA epoxidase subunit PaaD, with protein sequence MVATDTRMAVDQSATEKSSTERAEAERAEAERAARPIPVDAASRAAWEIAATVCDPEVPVLTIEDLGVLRRVTVLTDAVGLPTAVEVEITPTYSGCPAVDAIRDDVTAALTLHGYRNVTVTMVLAPAWTTDWMSEAGRTKLEQFGIAPPQPRDAGGPVSLGLGIRCPHCGSLHTRELSRFGSTSCKALYVCQRCQEPFDYFKSH encoded by the coding sequence ATGGTAGCCACCGACACACGCATGGCCGTCGACCAGTCAGCGACTGAGAAGTCATCGACTGAGCGCGCCGAGGCTGAGCGCGCCGAGGCTGAGCGCGCCGCCCGGCCGATCCCGGTCGACGCGGCATCCCGCGCGGCCTGGGAGATCGCGGCGACCGTCTGCGACCCCGAAGTTCCGGTACTCACAATCGAAGACCTCGGCGTCTTGCGCCGGGTGACCGTGCTCACTGATGCGGTGGGGCTGCCCACTGCGGTCGAGGTCGAGATCACCCCCACCTATTCAGGCTGTCCGGCAGTCGATGCCATCCGTGACGACGTCACCGCTGCGCTCACCCTGCACGGCTACCGGAACGTCACGGTCACCATGGTGCTTGCTCCGGCCTGGACCACGGACTGGATGAGCGAGGCCGGCCGCACCAAGCTCGAACAGTTCGGCATCGCGCCGCCCCAGCCCCGCGACGCGGGGGGACCGGTCAGTCTGGGGCTCGGCATCCGGTGCCCGCACTGCGGCTCGCTGCACACGCGCGAACTCTCCCGTTTCGGATCGACCTCGTGCAAGGCGCTCTATGTCTGCCAGCGCTGCCAGGAACCGTTCGACTACTTCAAATCCCACTGA
- the paaE gene encoding 1,2-phenylacetyl-CoA epoxidase subunit PaaE: MPLPSTPSAQPATDAAASPATDAAASAGTLTPVLTTRRRARFHSLQVARVRALTTDSIEVTFAVPDALAGSYDYAPGQYIAIRTSLGGEELRRSYSICQAPVQGELKVAIKRDLGGLFSTWAIENLAPGMSIDVMSPEGAFTAQVRVHAHPHYVAIAAGSGITPVMALIESTLAASPLSQFSLVYSNRTAMDTMFVDELADLKDRYPTRLALYHVLTRERRSSELLSGRLDADKVRTILDALIHPSDVDEWFICGPFDLVQLCRDTLADLGVDVSAIRYELFTTGRPENPGGQSGRPVVVNADDEVHTITFRLDGTTATVTSPVHSNESVLNAALRVRGDVPFACAGGVCGTCRAVLTEGTVEMVENYALEPDELARGFVLTCQAIPTSKRVSVNYDA; the protein is encoded by the coding sequence ATGCCCCTCCCCAGCACCCCTTCCGCACAGCCCGCAACGGATGCGGCGGCCTCCCCGGCAACGGATGCCGCGGCATCCGCCGGCACCCTGACTCCCGTCCTCACGACTCGGCGTCGCGCCCGCTTTCACAGCCTGCAGGTGGCCCGGGTGCGTGCGCTCACGACCGACTCGATCGAGGTCACGTTTGCGGTGCCCGACGCGCTCGCCGGCAGCTACGACTACGCGCCGGGTCAGTACATCGCGATTCGCACGTCGCTCGGCGGTGAGGAACTGCGGCGCAGCTACTCGATTTGCCAGGCGCCTGTGCAGGGCGAGCTCAAGGTCGCCATCAAACGTGACCTCGGCGGACTCTTCTCAACCTGGGCGATCGAGAACCTCGCACCCGGAATGTCGATCGATGTGATGAGCCCCGAAGGCGCGTTCACGGCGCAGGTGCGTGTGCACGCGCATCCGCACTATGTGGCGATCGCGGCCGGCTCGGGAATCACTCCGGTGATGGCTCTGATCGAAAGCACGCTCGCCGCCTCACCCCTCTCACAGTTCTCACTCGTCTATTCCAACCGCACCGCCATGGACACGATGTTTGTCGATGAGCTGGCCGATCTGAAGGATCGTTACCCGACACGGCTCGCGCTCTATCACGTGCTCACGCGGGAACGCCGCAGCTCAGAATTGCTCTCGGGCCGGTTGGATGCCGACAAGGTGCGCACCATTCTCGATGCGCTGATTCACCCGAGCGACGTCGACGAATGGTTCATCTGCGGTCCGTTCGACCTGGTGCAGCTCTGCCGCGACACCCTCGCCGACCTCGGCGTCGATGTGTCGGCCATCCGTTATGAGCTGTTCACAACCGGTCGTCCCGAGAACCCGGGCGGGCAGTCCGGACGCCCGGTCGTCGTCAACGCCGACGACGAGGTGCACACCATCACGTTCCGACTCGACGGCACCACGGCCACCGTCACGAGCCCGGTGCACAGCAACGAGAGCGTGCTCAACGCTGCGCTGCGGGTGCGCGGCGACGTGCCGTTTGCCTGCGCCGGCGGTGTCTGTGGCACGTGCCGTGCCGTGCTCACCGAGGGCACCGTCGAGATGGTCGAGAACTATGCACTCGAGCCCGACGAGCTCGCGCGCGGTTTTGTGCTCACCTGTCAGGCCATTCCCACCAGTAAGAGGGTGAGCGTGAATTACGACGCTTAA
- a CDS encoding Gfo/Idh/MocA family protein has product MNFPDLRVGIVGSGGMGQTHAAAWRELGVQLFAYSPRGAQNLVDDFGATACDSVEALLASCDVLDVCSPTPTHPELITAGIDAGVAIICEKPLALTALEAEQISARASAAGVPLYPAHVVRFFPEYLQAKQSVDAGAIGQVSLARFSRVGEFPSWAPWFADEQRSGGVVLDLMIHDFDAATWISGPVTRVYAVRSPAIVGSSVTSAQVILTHASGAISSVTGIWGAPGTPFSTTFSLVGTTGAIQHDSRHEAQPGSSSESPSGSVASEDPYLTQLREFVQGIRGELVPRVSAADGVIAVRIARAALESIASGQPVELAEADQAHPVA; this is encoded by the coding sequence ATGAACTTTCCAGACCTTCGCGTGGGCATCGTCGGATCCGGCGGCATGGGCCAGACGCACGCCGCAGCCTGGCGCGAGCTCGGCGTGCAGCTCTTCGCCTATTCGCCGCGCGGAGCCCAGAATCTCGTCGACGACTTCGGCGCGACGGCCTGCGACAGTGTTGAGGCGCTGCTCGCCTCCTGCGACGTGCTGGACGTCTGTTCCCCGACGCCGACGCATCCGGAGCTGATCACTGCCGGCATCGACGCGGGCGTCGCGATCATCTGCGAGAAGCCACTCGCGCTTACCGCACTCGAGGCCGAGCAGATCAGCGCGCGAGCGTCCGCGGCGGGGGTGCCACTCTACCCGGCACACGTGGTGCGGTTCTTCCCCGAATATCTGCAGGCCAAGCAGTCGGTGGATGCGGGCGCGATCGGCCAGGTCTCGCTCGCGCGTTTCAGTCGCGTGGGTGAATTTCCGAGCTGGGCGCCATGGTTCGCCGACGAGCAACGCTCGGGCGGCGTGGTTCTCGATCTGATGATCCATGACTTCGATGCCGCGACCTGGATTTCGGGGCCGGTCACGCGCGTGTACGCCGTCCGCTCACCGGCAATCGTTGGTTCGTCGGTCACCTCGGCACAGGTCATTCTCACGCATGCCTCGGGCGCAATCAGCTCGGTCACCGGAATCTGGGGGGCGCCGGGAACCCCCTTCAGCACGACGTTCTCACTCGTCGGAACGACGGGCGCGATCCAACACGACTCTCGGCACGAGGCGCAGCCCGGCTCGTCGTCAGAATCACCGTCTGGCTCCGTCGCGTCCGAAGACCCCTACCTCACCCAGTTGCGCGAATTCGTGCAGGGCATCCGCGGCGAGCTCGTGCCCCGGGTCAGCGCAGCGGATGGCGTAATCGCCGTGCGCATCGCGCGCGCCGCCCTCGAGTCGATCGCCTCGGGGCAGCCGGTCGAGCTGGCGGAGGCCGACCAGGCGCATCCGGTCGCGTAG
- a CDS encoding isochorismatase family protein, translated as MTTLHDRPNTALVVIDVQNGVVGEAYRRNAVVANISTLVEKARDEGVTIVWVQHSSEEMEPGSEAWQYVSELARHEPEPLVHKQYGNSFEGTDLADVLADAGVGRLIVTGAETDACIRSTIHGAFTRGFDVILVGDAHTTNDLTAWGAPPPEVTIAHINLYWQYQDAPGRIASVSQTKDVSFSG; from the coding sequence ATGACTACCCTGCACGACCGGCCGAACACCGCACTCGTCGTCATCGACGTGCAGAACGGTGTCGTCGGTGAGGCTTATCGACGGAATGCGGTCGTTGCGAATATCAGCACACTGGTTGAGAAGGCACGAGACGAGGGCGTGACGATCGTCTGGGTGCAACACTCGTCCGAAGAGATGGAACCGGGAAGCGAAGCGTGGCAGTACGTGAGCGAGCTTGCCCGCCACGAACCGGAGCCCCTGGTGCACAAGCAGTACGGCAATTCATTCGAAGGCACCGACCTGGCGGACGTGCTGGCCGACGCCGGCGTGGGCCGGTTGATCGTGACCGGCGCTGAAACGGATGCCTGCATCCGTTCCACCATCCACGGCGCGTTTACCCGCGGTTTCGACGTCATCCTCGTCGGCGACGCGCACACGACGAACGATCTGACCGCCTGGGGCGCCCCGCCGCCCGAGGTGACAATCGCACACATCAATCTCTACTGGCAATACCAAGACGCGCCCGGTCGGATCGCCAGCGTCTCCCAGACGAAAGACGTGAGCTTCAGCGGATAG
- the paaA gene encoding 1,2-phenylacetyl-CoA epoxidase subunit PaaA: MDIRSSGEPELTRAAPEDVAAVEGAAAAEGAAAAEDAAAGERAFDAIIAADSRVEPTDWMPEGYRKTLVRQISQHAHSEIIGMQPEGNWITRAPSLKRKAILMAKVQDEAGHGLYLYSAAQTLGVDRETMFDQLITGSAKYSSIFNYLTPTWADMGSIGWLVDGAAICNQVPLCRASYGPYARAMVRICKEESFHQRQGFEILLTLSNGSAAQKAMAQESVNRWYAPALMMFGPPDGDSPNSRQSMAWNIKRFSNDDLRQRFVDMIVPQAEILGLTLPDPAIAWNEERGHYDFGELDWAEFHEVLAGRGQANAVRVARRRAAHEGGAWVREAARAYADKQAAASVNDTEFEAAETRHVAERIAS, translated from the coding sequence ATGGACATCCGCTCATCTGGTGAGCCTGAACTGACCCGGGCTGCTCCTGAAGACGTTGCCGCGGTTGAGGGCGCTGCCGCTGCTGAAGGCGCTGCCGCTGCCGAAGATGCTGCCGCGGGCGAGCGCGCCTTTGACGCGATCATCGCCGCCGACAGCCGGGTCGAACCGACCGACTGGATGCCGGAGGGCTACCGGAAGACGCTCGTGCGGCAGATTTCGCAGCACGCACACTCCGAGATCATCGGCATGCAGCCCGAGGGCAACTGGATCACGCGCGCACCCAGCCTCAAGCGCAAGGCGATTCTGATGGCCAAGGTGCAAGACGAAGCCGGCCACGGGCTCTACCTCTATTCGGCCGCGCAGACCCTCGGGGTCGATCGCGAGACCATGTTCGACCAACTGATCACGGGTAGCGCCAAGTACTCGTCGATCTTCAACTACCTCACCCCGACCTGGGCCGACATGGGCTCAATCGGTTGGCTCGTCGACGGTGCCGCGATCTGCAATCAGGTGCCGCTGTGCCGGGCTTCGTATGGTCCGTATGCGCGGGCGATGGTGCGCATTTGCAAGGAAGAATCGTTCCACCAGCGCCAGGGCTTCGAAATTCTGCTCACACTGTCGAACGGTTCGGCCGCGCAGAAGGCGATGGCCCAGGAATCCGTGAACCGCTGGTACGCCCCGGCGCTGATGATGTTCGGGCCGCCCGACGGGGATTCTCCGAACTCTCGCCAGAGCATGGCCTGGAACATCAAGCGCTTCAGCAACGATGACCTGCGGCAGCGTTTCGTCGACATGATCGTGCCGCAGGCCGAGATCCTCGGCCTCACCCTGCCCGATCCGGCGATCGCCTGGAACGAGGAGCGCGGGCACTACGACTTCGGCGAGCTGGACTGGGCCGAGTTCCATGAGGTTCTCGCCGGCCGCGGCCAGGCCAATGCGGTGCGGGTTGCCCGCCGCCGCGCCGCCCACGAGGGCGGGGCGTGGGTGCGCGAGGCCGCGCGGGCGTATGCCGACAAGCAGGCTGCGGCATCCGTGAATGACACCGAGTTTGAGGCCGCCGAAACCCGGCACGTCGCAGAGAGGATCGCCTCATGA
- the paaC gene encoding 1,2-phenylacetyl-CoA epoxidase subunit PaaC, with amino-acid sequence MSAPVSHLSDRAVVTPESIADRVSQSTLVASDAVAEYALGLGDDALILAHRLGEWIANAPELEEDVALGNIGLDLLGHARSLLTYAGSAGGHSEDDLAYFRGESEFRCRQLFEQPIGDFGQTIARQFIASIYFDLLYRQLVGSTDEMLAAIAAKAVKEVDYHLDHSIQWLLRLGLGTEESRFRMQRGLDAMWPFVDELFRSDAGVAGVDAAAGADSARSDTVRSDSAQGDPTALVGIAADLEGMRAEFETRSVWHIEQAGLSVPRTPPARGGGRRGVHSEAFGPLLAEMQVLARAHPGASW; translated from the coding sequence ATGAGTGCCCCCGTCTCGCACCTCAGTGACCGGGCGGTTGTCACACCCGAGTCCATCGCGGACCGCGTCTCGCAGTCCACTCTCGTGGCGTCGGATGCCGTTGCCGAGTATGCACTGGGCCTCGGCGATGATGCCCTGATTCTCGCCCACCGGCTCGGTGAATGGATCGCCAACGCCCCCGAGCTCGAAGAGGATGTCGCGCTCGGCAACATCGGCCTCGACCTGCTCGGGCATGCGCGCAGCCTGCTCACGTATGCCGGATCGGCCGGGGGTCACAGCGAAGACGACCTGGCCTACTTTCGCGGCGAGAGCGAGTTTCGCTGCCGCCAACTGTTCGAACAGCCCATCGGCGATTTCGGGCAGACGATCGCGCGCCAGTTCATCGCCTCGATCTATTTCGACCTGCTCTATCGGCAGCTTGTTGGATCGACCGACGAGATGCTCGCGGCGATCGCCGCCAAGGCCGTGAAAGAGGTCGACTATCACCTTGACCACAGCATCCAATGGTTGCTGCGGCTGGGGCTCGGCACCGAGGAATCCCGCTTTCGAATGCAGCGCGGGCTCGACGCGATGTGGCCGTTCGTCGATGAACTTTTTCGTTCGGATGCCGGTGTGGCCGGCGTCGATGCTGCTGCCGGAGCCGATTCGGCACGTTCGGACACGGTACGTTCCGACTCGGCACAGGGAGACCCCACCGCGCTGGTCGGCATCGCCGCCGACCTCGAGGGGATGCGCGCCGAATTCGAGACACGATCTGTGTGGCATATCGAGCAGGCCGGTCTCAGCGTTCCCCGCACTCCTCCGGCCCGCGGAGGTGGCCGCCGGGGAGTGCACTCCGAAGCGTTCGGGCCGCTTCTCGCCGAGATGCAGGTGCTGGCTCGCGCTCACCCCGGAGCATCATGGTAG
- the paaB gene encoding 1,2-phenylacetyl-CoA epoxidase subunit PaaB, with protein MTSPGDSGTREQWPLWEVFIRSSRGLSHVHAGSLHAPDEIMAVRNARDLYTRRGEGVSIWVVPASAITASDPDAKGQFFESAQGKDYRHATYYTASETVPHL; from the coding sequence ATGACCAGCCCCGGAGATTCCGGCACGCGCGAACAATGGCCACTGTGGGAGGTCTTCATTCGCTCGTCGCGGGGGCTGTCCCACGTGCATGCCGGTTCGCTGCACGCGCCCGACGAGATCATGGCCGTGCGCAACGCCCGTGACCTCTACACCCGTCGCGGCGAGGGCGTCTCAATCTGGGTCGTGCCAGCCTCGGCTATCACCGCGTCGGACCCGGATGCGAAGGGTCAATTTTTCGAGTCGGCCCAGGGCAAGGATTACCGTCACGCCACGTATTACACGGCCTCCGAAACGGTGCCACACCTATGA
- a CDS encoding dihydrolipoamide acetyltransferase family protein has product MVIMHATSATPPPAPNDALRNDFLLPDLGEGLTEAEVVAWRVAPGDVIAIDQIVVEVESAKSVVELPSPYGGRVVTLHAALGQVVHAGMPLITVVPAEAGSAAAGGIVGGGIAGATDAGRADDRLPDTGLAVNVGSGAVLVGYGTMESTVRLTRPAGGRFGNRGLGTGTDSAEVPAPPPAAGALLLEETRRSPVVSPLVRKLAKNHGFEASQLLGSGTGFLVLKADVDAAIAARAAEPTNGDAPAGPAASVGGMPVASTSGATDLRIPLTGLRKVVAARLSQSRREIPEATIWLDVDATELFVAKDRLAKATGERFSITALIARFVVAGLQQYPILNSSLSADGQEIIQHGGINLGLAAQTRRGLMVPVVHNAHTFTTRELRDAIATLVATSERGDFPPADLTGGTFTLNNYGGFGVDGSAAIINYPEVAMLGIGRIIERPWVVDGALAVRRVVQLSFVFDHRVCDGDVASGFLTYVARCIEEPLLLLGTV; this is encoded by the coding sequence ATGGTGATCATGCACGCGACATCCGCGACCCCTCCCCCTGCGCCGAATGACGCGCTGCGCAACGACTTTCTGCTGCCCGATCTTGGCGAGGGTCTCACCGAGGCCGAGGTCGTGGCCTGGCGTGTGGCCCCGGGCGATGTGATCGCCATCGACCAGATCGTGGTCGAGGTGGAGTCGGCCAAGTCCGTCGTCGAGCTGCCCTCCCCCTACGGCGGACGCGTGGTAACTCTGCACGCCGCCCTCGGCCAGGTTGTGCATGCGGGCATGCCGCTGATCACCGTGGTTCCCGCTGAAGCGGGCAGTGCCGCCGCGGGCGGGATTGTCGGAGGCGGGATTGCCGGAGCCACGGATGCCGGGCGAGCCGATGACCGTCTGCCCGACACGGGCCTGGCCGTGAATGTCGGCTCGGGCGCGGTGCTCGTCGGCTATGGCACCATGGAATCCACGGTGCGGCTCACGCGCCCGGCCGGCGGTCGCTTCGGCAATCGCGGGCTCGGGACGGGAACGGATTCGGCAGAGGTACCGGCACCGCCACCGGCAGCGGGCGCGCTGCTGCTCGAGGAGACCCGGCGCTCCCCCGTGGTCTCGCCGCTGGTGCGCAAGCTGGCCAAGAATCACGGGTTCGAGGCCAGCCAGCTACTCGGTAGTGGAACCGGTTTCCTCGTGCTCAAGGCCGACGTCGACGCGGCCATCGCGGCCCGCGCCGCGGAGCCGACGAACGGGGACGCACCAGCCGGCCCCGCAGCATCCGTTGGGGGAATGCCCGTCGCGAGCACGAGCGGCGCAACTGACCTGCGCATTCCGCTCACCGGACTGCGCAAGGTGGTGGCGGCCAGGCTCAGCCAATCGCGGCGGGAGATTCCCGAGGCGACGATCTGGCTCGACGTCGACGCGACCGAGCTGTTCGTCGCGAAGGATCGCCTGGCAAAGGCCACGGGTGAGCGGTTCAGCATCACCGCGCTCATCGCGCGGTTCGTCGTGGCGGGGCTGCAGCAGTACCCCATTCTCAACTCGTCGCTCAGCGCTGACGGGCAGGAGATCATCCAGCACGGCGGCATCAACCTGGGCTTGGCCGCGCAAACCCGGCGCGGACTGATGGTGCCGGTCGTACACAACGCCCACACGTTCACGACTCGGGAATTACGGGATGCGATCGCCACCCTTGTCGCCACGAGCGAGCGCGGCGACTTCCCGCCCGCAGACCTCACCGGAGGCACATTCACGCTCAACAACTACGGCGGATTCGGGGTCGACGGCTCTGCGGCCATCATCAACTATCCCGAGGTGGCGATGCTCGGCATCGGCCGCATTATCGAGCGGCCGTGGGTCGTCGACGGCGCGCTGGCCGTACGCCGAGTCGTGCAGCTCTCGTTCGTCTTCGACCATCGGGTCTGCGACGGCGACGTGGCGTCGGGCTTTCTCACGTACGTCGCGCGCTGTATCGAGGAGCCGCTGCTGCTGCTCGGCACCGTCTGA
- a CDS encoding enoyl-CoA hydratase/isomerase family protein, with amino-acid sequence MPVELTLTGDTAEIVLNNPSKLNALDESAIAELSAALTRAEQAGVRAVLLRGEGRAFCTGRDISAVDPATDDARGYLDTVVTPLLRQLAAFPAPTFAAASGACLGVGLGLLIATDVVYLGESARIGSPFATLGATLDSGGHALFVERLGAHRTLDLIYTAELMRGTEAVAAGLFSRVVADAELLEFTRERVTRAAQGATEAFLASKRLVAQVRDDRVGLWESLAAENAAQGELSASADYSEGFAAFQQKRRAVFTGGRADRT; translated from the coding sequence ATGCCCGTCGAGCTCACCCTCACCGGCGACACCGCCGAGATCGTGCTGAACAACCCGTCGAAGTTGAACGCGCTCGACGAGAGCGCGATCGCCGAGTTGTCGGCGGCGCTCACCCGCGCCGAGCAGGCCGGCGTGCGGGCGGTGCTGCTGCGCGGCGAGGGCCGGGCGTTCTGCACGGGGCGTGACATCTCGGCCGTAGATCCTGCGACGGATGACGCGCGCGGCTACCTCGACACCGTGGTCACCCCACTGTTGCGCCAGCTCGCCGCGTTCCCTGCGCCGACGTTCGCCGCGGCATCCGGGGCCTGTCTCGGCGTCGGCCTGGGGCTCTTGATCGCCACGGATGTTGTCTATCTCGGCGAATCGGCCAGGATCGGTTCGCCGTTCGCCACCCTCGGCGCCACCCTCGACTCGGGCGGTCACGCACTGTTTGTGGAGCGTCTGGGCGCGCACCGCACACTCGACCTCATCTACACGGCCGAGCTGATGCGCGGGACCGAGGCGGTGGCGGCCGGGCTTTTCAGCAGGGTGGTTGCGGATGCCGAGCTTCTTGAGTTCACTCGGGAGCGTGTGACCCGGGCGGCACAGGGCGCGACTGAGGCGTTCCTCGCGAGCAAGCGGCTCGTCGCCCAGGTGCGGGATGACCGCGTCGGACTCTGGGAGTCACTCGCAGCCGAGAATGCAGCGCAGGGCGAGCTCAGTGCCAGTGCCGACTACAGCGAGGGCTTCGCAGCGTTCCAGCAGAAGCGCCGCGCGGTTTTCACCGGCGGTCGCGCGGATCGCACGTAG